In Camelina sativa cultivar DH55 chromosome 13, Cs, whole genome shotgun sequence, the genomic window TATGctgattttggaaatttttcGTCTTTATCTAACCCCTCAATCTTATGTGGTTGATGAGCTCTATTTTGATCTGTTTCTTGCAGGAAATATCAGGCAAATATTTCTTTGGAGGAAACGGCAGGACCATTGAATCTTCATTGCTTTCCCGTGATCCGAAACTGGCTAAGGAACTCTGGGACACATCATGTCTTATATTCAACGAATTGCAACAAACTTATACTGGATAATCAAAATCATCTATACATTTGTCTAAGTTTTCGCTAATGACGTAATCCTAGGATCCAAACTTCAAATTCTAgttcaaaagattttttgtcaatttttgaGCCATCCAAATAAAAGTGTGATCAGGCCAACATGCTGCTTTCAATCCCATTGTGGTGATCACAAgttgataatttttgttttcaaaagtatgattccaaaataaaataaaattaaacgaagaaatgataaatatataagtctaaaataaaaattataaaaataggtGTTGGTACTAGCTAGTTTCagtcttctttttgttttctttgtagatTCTCCAACAAGACAGGacaagcaaagaagaagcaaacaagtgTGAAAGCATTTGTAAAGAACCTCAAAAAGGCGAGTGAAAGTCTCCTTTTCACATATAAAACACACATGGAAATGGAACCTTTTAGTTTTCGCAGTAGCCCCATCATGAAGGAAGGTATAAAGATGACAAAACGAATAAGCCGAAAGTCAGAGAAAAACTAAAGCAGAATATTTCATCTGACAATGAGCCACCATTATAATTAATAGCTTTAAGATCAGAGCCTTATATAAGGAGAAGTATCCTCACAAAAATGTATAACCTTATCACTAACAAAACCAAGAATCATATTCCCAAATCACCATCCCATTTGGTGTGTTTCCACTTGCAAAGTGAGAGTGCCAACACAAACAGAGTAGCTTCTTCTGTTTTTGTGCACAGTTAAGTGAAGATGCAGGACATGAGAGATCAAAATCCTCCACAAGGTCAGATTTTTTCATCCTTGTCCAATAATGAATCAGGCGTATTATGTAAGATTTTGTAGTACTTAAACATTTCTTGACAGGATATCCAGCTGCAGAACAAGTCTCTGAACAACCAGGtcaagacaaaaagaagaagaaatcacgGTTTTTCGAGACAAAGCAGAAAGGAGACAGAGGCTTCATTGAAGGATGGTAACGCTATAACTAGCTAACAAAAATCATCTTCTGTTGATAGCAACCAAAACTAGCTTAATAAacattgtatttgtttgtttgtttcttcctATGCAGTCTCTTTGCACTATGCTGCTGCTGGATTTGTGAAATGTGTTTCTAAGGAAATGAAGGAACACTACAGTGTGTGAAGCTTCTCCCCACTTCTGTATCTAAAGAATGGCTTttattatctaatatattaCCTGAGAGAGAGACTTTCTAGACTATCTGTGTGGTGTGTGTGTTTATTGAAAGAAGGTTCTTGTACTAGTATGTAAAGGATCATCGTATCTTCTGAGTTGGTATAAGATCATCATATTTTATGGGTCTCACAAGTTTTAGAGTTGGCCACAGAAGTCCATAACAAAAAtccaatatcataaattatacaaccaaatcaagtgcttcttaaatatttataactaaaacaaaaattctctACAATTGAGAATAATAATAGTAGTATACACCCCACTCAAAAATTGTCTTCCAAATCgtaataataatatctctatGTACACTAACCATGTAATTAAAACCTGCAAGTAGATGCAAAGGTC contains:
- the LOC104734425 gene encoding cysteine-rich and transmembrane domain-containing protein B, coding for MQDMRDQNPPQGYPAAEQVSEQPGQDKKKKKSRFFETKQKGDRGFIEGCLFALCCCWICEMCF